The Candidatus Phaeomarinobacter ectocarpi genome includes a region encoding these proteins:
- a CDS encoding DUF1328 domain-containing protein: protein MFYWIVTFFVLSLLAGAIGFGGLATGFAWSGLAVLVLLVLLLVGGFLMQVADELQNGR from the coding sequence GTGTTCTACTGGATCGTGACATTTTTTGTCCTGTCGCTACTGGCAGGTGCCATCGGTTTTGGTGGCCTGGCGACAGGCTTTGCGTGGTCCGGGCTGGCAGTTCTGGTCTTGCTTGTTCTTCTGCTCGTTGGCGGCTTCTTGATGCAAGTGGCGGATGAGCTGCAAAACGGCAGGTAA
- a CDS encoding nuclear transport factor 2 family protein, whose translation MTLLSKFAAQHIAFENAYKTGDWDGLRPFFTPDCTYEVMNISFHCVVEGLDAVLHGFDLATKRFDKKCDRTIGIDASIHEEGNRVMIHSGLRFVHNESPPIESRFWEIATYRDGRINRLLDIYDPGNSERFDRWMASWGKGLDPRYIIG comes from the coding sequence ATGACTTTGCTTTCCAAATTTGCCGCACAGCACATTGCGTTCGAGAACGCTTACAAGACGGGAGACTGGGATGGGCTGCGGCCCTTCTTCACGCCGGACTGCACCTATGAAGTCATGAACATCTCGTTCCATTGCGTCGTTGAGGGCCTCGACGCTGTGCTGCATGGCTTTGATCTGGCGACAAAGCGCTTTGACAAGAAGTGTGACCGCACAATTGGGATAGATGCCAGCATCCATGAAGAAGGCAATCGCGTCATGATTCATAGCGGGCTGAGATTTGTGCACAACGAGTCACCGCCAATCGAGTCGCGCTTCTGGGAGATAGCAACCTATCGCGACGGGCGTATCAACCGCCTTCTGGACATCTACGACCCAGGCAATAGCGAGCGTTTCGACCGCTGGATGGCAAGCTGGGGCAAGGGGTTGGACCCTCGCTATATCATCGGCTGA
- a CDS encoding antirestriction protein ArdA, with protein MEQNEGEIRLYVACLASYNNGILHGVWIDATQSVEAIHDQIAAMLNASQIEDAEEYAIHDYEGFESVSIAEYQGIESVIEIAAFIEEHGALGGKLIAYFGDLEEAREAISDRYAGQYPSLEDFARELTEETTCVPQNLAFYIDYERMARDLEIGDVLSIETGSEQVHVFWSH; from the coding sequence ATGGAACAGAACGAAGGAGAGATCAGACTCTATGTGGCGTGTCTCGCCTCATACAATAACGGCATACTTCATGGTGTGTGGATCGATGCGACGCAGAGCGTTGAAGCGATCCATGACCAGATTGCGGCTATGCTCAATGCATCGCAGATTGAGGACGCCGAAGAATACGCCATCCATGACTATGAGGGATTTGAGAGCGTCTCTATTGCCGAATATCAGGGCATTGAAAGCGTTATCGAGATTGCGGCATTCATCGAGGAGCACGGTGCGTTAGGCGGGAAGCTGATTGCCTATTTTGGTGATCTGGAAGAAGCCCGTGAAGCCATCAGTGACCGCTATGCGGGGCAGTACCCATCGCTGGAGGACTTTGCCCGCGAGCTGACAGAAGAAACCACCTGCGTTCCGCAGAACCTTGCCTTCTATATCGATTATGAGCGTATGGCGCGCGATCTTGAGATCGGTGACGTGCTGAGCATCGAGACGGGCAGTGAGCAAGTCCATGTGTTCTGGAGCCACTGA
- a CDS encoding DUF883 family protein → MATTDATKQVDAIKSDIDTLREDLSALMQDMSALRKVAAADAKAQIGDHISDLSNKASTARDELADASSKQVETARQTVQENPIASVAVAFGLGLLISRLVK, encoded by the coding sequence ATGGCTACAACCGACGCCACCAAGCAGGTGGATGCCATCAAATCCGATATCGACACCCTGCGCGAAGACCTGTCCGCGTTGATGCAGGACATGTCTGCGCTGCGCAAGGTCGCGGCCGCAGACGCCAAAGCCCAGATCGGCGATCACATTTCTGATCTGAGCAACAAGGCCTCAACCGCCCGCGATGAATTGGCGGATGCAAGCTCCAAGCAGGTCGAAACCGCGCGGCAGACCGTGCAAGAGAATCCAATCGCGTCCGTCGCGGTGGCATTCGGCCTCGGTCTGTTGATTTCACGGCTGGTGAAATAG
- a CDS encoding AI-2E family transporter, with the protein MGEQLTLEHAITRNALLGILVACAALTLMAVAAPVTTPILMAAFIAAVLRNPVRVLVRWHLPRPLAALIVFLGFLSAVGILAVLVYDPAVRWVGEAPKVISKIEQSLSPIKDTIEEAQDTAEKLEKATELGADNAAPVRVKQTSLLQRVFDTSRVFLAQVAVTLVLALFMVAFSAPLIPPSLTDRFGPRGQRVRASLDEIEWQMSRYMSALAAVNVAVGILTAAAMYALGMPTPILWGVLAAVLGLIPYIGPLIVAVVIGCAAMVTFDTWTAMLMPVLAYVIINLIESELVTPMVLGKVLTLHPVAIFIFVLLWSWILGLAGAFLAVPILVAIVITARNLLLEDGQTLSEVMLRAGGLRPVDRSLVVAGPTPPAK; encoded by the coding sequence ATGGGCGAGCAGCTCACACTGGAGCACGCAATTACCCGCAATGCCTTGCTGGGCATTCTGGTGGCCTGCGCTGCGCTGACACTGATGGCCGTCGCCGCTCCTGTTACGACGCCCATTTTGATGGCCGCGTTCATTGCAGCCGTTCTACGCAATCCAGTGCGGGTGCTGGTGCGCTGGCACTTGCCGCGTCCTCTGGCTGCTTTGATTGTCTTTCTTGGTTTTCTGAGTGCGGTCGGTATTCTGGCTGTGCTCGTTTACGACCCCGCTGTACGGTGGGTCGGCGAAGCACCGAAAGTGATTTCCAAAATCGAGCAAAGTCTCTCGCCGATCAAAGACACCATCGAAGAGGCGCAGGATACAGCTGAGAAGCTGGAAAAGGCGACGGAGCTGGGCGCCGATAACGCGGCGCCTGTGCGTGTCAAACAAACATCTTTGCTGCAACGGGTTTTCGATACTTCACGGGTGTTTCTGGCGCAGGTCGCCGTCACCCTTGTGCTGGCCTTATTCATGGTGGCCTTTTCCGCACCTCTCATTCCCCCATCGCTGACAGACAGGTTTGGCCCGCGTGGCCAAAGGGTCCGGGCCAGTCTGGATGAAATCGAGTGGCAGATGTCGCGCTATATGAGCGCGCTGGCTGCTGTCAACGTTGCGGTTGGTATTCTGACCGCAGCCGCCATGTACGCGCTTGGCATGCCAACCCCCATCCTGTGGGGGGTGCTGGCTGCGGTACTGGGTCTCATCCCCTACATCGGTCCGCTGATCGTTGCTGTTGTGATCGGCTGTGCGGCAATGGTGACCTTCGATACATGGACGGCGATGCTTATGCCGGTGTTGGCGTATGTGATTATCAACCTGATCGAATCTGAATTGGTTACGCCCATGGTTCTGGGCAAGGTGCTGACATTGCACCCGGTGGCCATCTTCATATTCGTCTTGCTCTGGAGCTGGATATTGGGCCTGGCTGGTGCGTTCCTGGCGGTGCCCATTCTGGTGGCGATCGTCATCACGGCGCGCAACCTGTTGCTTGAGGACGGGCAGACACTCTCGGAAGTCATGCTGCGCGCCGGCGGACTGCGACCCGTTGACCGTTCGCTGGTGGTGGCGGGCCCGACACCCCCGGCCAAATAG
- a CDS encoding VTT domain-containing protein: MRSPAHAPEKPSSVEQWAHTDKASVIVDAADYFDALADAISRAQHSIKIVGWDVDGRTRLRPDEQLTLADALHAAADANPDLDISILQWDFAFIYAFEREWLPSLQFDWRGHASIRSHLDGHVPAGASHHEKIVVIDDALAFVGGIDLTTGRWDTSEHTPDNDLRVDPSGKAYEAWHDIQMAVSGKSVLAICDHVDERWVAATGQAPARAPTKTHSAGLWPHGLDVDFKDVDVGIAITRARYRQVSAKTEIEALHLNMIGAAQRYVYLENQYFASDTLVKAIATRMREVPDLCLIVVTPADLAGVAEALSMNAGRYRAMEELRDAGVADRVRLLHPVYMDDSSSEPEAVSIMVHAKAMIIDGVMLRVGSSNFNNRSMGLDTECDLAVYASTQKEAEGIAGIAARLLAEHMGCDTPAAHDVLAADNMLEELDKLREADATRQLHLADKLDEYDTPLAHALSIIGDPDGPQSTLGSASQRIRDGLEDIGALGRGKGKTRTSSSDRSELAMSGIAVAIRVVLAAGVSLLLATLFMATPLAGWLGLDPQASPLTQMTPAVMEYAIAILVIVVLGAFAFPLGPVVVLCGFVMGWQAGLVIGLAGGAASAVIYYLAGRQMKSRVLKGFLSARMRRIVRHLSRRGASGVAALRALPVVPFSLVNLAAGASPVSFGRFALGTAVSAVPMIAALAYLGDQLWVIWQTPSLLTAAQIISVIVLLVLHMTAMSRFHSWVSNTRGSNDDPADAAPSRK; encoded by the coding sequence ATGCGCAGTCCCGCACATGCCCCCGAGAAGCCCTCTAGCGTTGAGCAGTGGGCCCATACGGACAAGGCATCCGTCATCGTCGATGCGGCCGACTATTTTGATGCGCTGGCGGACGCCATCTCAAGGGCGCAACACAGCATCAAGATTGTCGGATGGGACGTAGACGGACGGACCCGGCTGCGCCCGGACGAACAGCTGACTCTGGCTGACGCACTGCATGCCGCAGCAGACGCAAACCCTGATCTCGACATATCCATTCTTCAGTGGGATTTTGCCTTCATCTACGCCTTCGAGCGTGAATGGCTCCCCTCGCTGCAGTTTGACTGGCGGGGACACGCCAGCATCCGCTCGCATCTGGACGGCCATGTGCCGGCTGGCGCAAGCCATCACGAAAAGATCGTCGTCATTGATGATGCGCTGGCGTTCGTCGGTGGAATTGATCTCACGACGGGACGATGGGATACGTCAGAGCACACGCCGGACAATGACCTGCGCGTCGACCCCTCCGGCAAGGCGTATGAGGCCTGGCACGACATTCAAATGGCGGTAAGCGGCAAATCCGTCTTAGCCATCTGCGATCACGTGGATGAGCGGTGGGTTGCTGCAACCGGACAGGCACCGGCGCGCGCCCCGACCAAAACACACTCCGCCGGCCTGTGGCCCCATGGCCTGGATGTGGATTTTAAGGACGTGGACGTCGGCATCGCCATCACGCGTGCACGCTACCGGCAGGTCTCAGCCAAGACGGAAATTGAAGCGCTTCACCTGAACATGATCGGGGCGGCACAACGCTACGTCTATCTGGAAAACCAGTATTTCGCGTCAGACACGCTGGTAAAGGCCATTGCCACCCGCATGCGTGAGGTGCCCGACCTGTGCCTGATTGTTGTCACACCCGCAGACCTGGCCGGAGTGGCGGAGGCCCTGAGCATGAATGCCGGCCGCTACCGGGCGATGGAAGAGCTGCGCGACGCGGGCGTCGCAGACCGGGTCCGCCTGCTGCATCCCGTTTACATGGATGACAGCTCTTCGGAGCCTGAGGCCGTATCCATCATGGTGCATGCAAAGGCAATGATCATCGATGGTGTCATGCTGCGCGTCGGATCTTCCAACTTCAACAATCGCTCCATGGGGCTCGACACCGAATGCGATCTTGCGGTCTATGCCAGCACCCAGAAAGAAGCAGAAGGCATTGCCGGCATTGCGGCACGCCTGCTTGCCGAACATATGGGCTGCGATACGCCAGCGGCCCACGACGTTCTGGCGGCCGACAACATGCTTGAAGAGCTCGACAAACTGCGCGAGGCCGACGCGACCCGTCAGCTGCATCTGGCTGACAAACTGGATGAATACGATACGCCGCTGGCCCATGCCCTATCGATCATAGGCGACCCGGACGGACCACAGAGCACGCTGGGGTCCGCAAGCCAGCGCATTCGTGACGGCCTCGAAGACATCGGCGCGCTTGGTCGGGGCAAGGGCAAAACCAGGACCAGTTCGTCCGACCGTAGCGAACTGGCCATGTCCGGCATCGCCGTGGCCATCCGCGTGGTTCTGGCGGCGGGCGTGTCACTGCTCCTTGCCACTTTGTTCATGGCCACGCCGCTCGCAGGCTGGCTGGGGCTTGATCCGCAGGCGTCACCTCTCACCCAGATGACCCCTGCCGTGATGGAATATGCCATCGCAATTCTTGTCATCGTCGTGCTGGGGGCCTTTGCCTTTCCGCTTGGACCGGTGGTCGTGCTGTGCGGTTTCGTGATGGGGTGGCAGGCGGGGCTGGTCATTGGTCTGGCGGGCGGTGCGGCAAGTGCGGTGATCTACTACCTGGCAGGGCGGCAGATGAAATCGCGAGTGCTGAAAGGATTCCTCAGTGCACGGATGAGACGCATCGTCCGGCACCTGTCCCGCCGCGGGGCAAGTGGCGTCGCGGCCCTGCGCGCGCTTCCCGTTGTCCCTTTCTCCTTGGTCAATCTTGCTGCCGGCGCGTCACCGGTCAGCTTTGGACGCTTCGCGCTGGGAACCGCAGTGAGTGCGGTTCCAATGATTGCAGCGCTGGCCTATCTGGGGGACCAGCTGTGGGTGATCTGGCAAACGCCATCACTTCTCACAGCAGCGCAGATCATATCCGTCATCGTGCTGCTGGTTCTCCACATGACTGCCATGTCCCGGTTTCATTCCTGGGTCTCGAACACCAGGGGGAGTAATGACGACCCGGCGGACGCTGCCCCCTCACGGAAATAG
- a CDS encoding TetR/AcrR family transcriptional regulator yields MQDRQNQRVRRSPEEARALIIASAETILLREGVQAVQVRAVAREAGMTDAGITHHFGNREGLLTALLDNGARKTREAISETVQSWVEEEPDIARLVETLHDLYRGGYAALALQLYNSGWQDTGQPLLEPVVAPLMARNKNPQTSEEDLRGALASLHQWLALEPLFGSPFRRSAGLKQNSKVKLQLAWWINSIEAMLRPNT; encoded by the coding sequence ATGCAGGATCGACAGAACCAGCGCGTAAGGCGCTCACCCGAAGAAGCGCGCGCCCTGATTATCGCCAGCGCCGAGACAATTCTCCTTCGTGAAGGCGTGCAGGCGGTTCAGGTGAGGGCGGTCGCCCGAGAAGCCGGCATGACAGATGCGGGCATCACCCATCACTTCGGCAACCGCGAGGGTCTGTTGACCGCGCTGCTCGACAACGGCGCCCGCAAGACGCGTGAGGCCATCAGCGAGACCGTTCAAAGCTGGGTGGAAGAAGAGCCTGACATTGCCCGCCTGGTCGAAACCCTGCACGACCTGTACCGCGGCGGGTACGCAGCGCTGGCCCTGCAGCTCTACAACAGTGGCTGGCAGGACACGGGGCAGCCCCTGCTTGAACCGGTCGTGGCGCCCCTCATGGCCCGCAACAAGAATCCGCAAACCAGTGAAGAAGACCTGCGCGGAGCTCTGGCGTCATTGCATCAGTGGCTGGCCCTGGAACCATTGTTCGGATCCCCGTTCCGCCGAAGCGCCGGTCTTAAACAGAACTCAAAGGTCAAGCTGCAGCTGGCCTGGTGGATCAACTCGATTGAAGCCATGCTTCGGCCGAATACGTGA
- a CDS encoding alpha/beta fold hydrolase — MVQGNEILRRTLDRKDALLICEGNALQTDFLLLHAGGETRQVWRPVMRHLLEAGFTSTAYDQRGHGESTGSTGDGIEAFGRDTAAMIQTHRPALVVGASLGAYAALLALHGMRAKQEVRGLVLVDVVPAPNRCKVRRFLAAQAPQLSQSPLVDDILNRARQMTDAARSLTLPITLVRAGPSGPVTDDEVEKFQASCPQVQLRRVHDAGHLIARDAPQALAKVLTGFAHDLGISRKG, encoded by the coding sequence ATGGTTCAAGGTAATGAAATTCTTCGGCGCACGCTTGATCGCAAGGACGCTTTGCTGATCTGCGAAGGCAATGCTCTCCAGACAGACTTTCTGCTGCTGCATGCGGGCGGAGAGACGCGCCAGGTGTGGCGGCCGGTCATGCGGCATCTTTTGGAAGCCGGTTTCACCAGCACGGCATATGACCAGCGCGGACATGGCGAGAGCACCGGTTCCACGGGTGACGGCATCGAAGCCTTTGGGCGGGACACGGCGGCGATGATCCAAACCCATCGCCCCGCACTTGTTGTCGGTGCGTCTCTTGGGGCCTATGCGGCCTTGCTGGCGCTTCACGGTATGCGAGCAAAACAAGAAGTGCGTGGTCTGGTGCTGGTGGACGTCGTGCCGGCACCCAATAGATGCAAAGTGCGACGCTTCCTGGCGGCGCAGGCGCCCCAACTCAGCCAGTCACCGCTGGTCGACGACATTCTCAATAGGGCGCGGCAAATGACCGACGCAGCGAGGTCGCTGACGCTGCCCATCACGCTTGTTCGCGCCGGCCCTTCCGGCCCTGTGACAGACGATGAAGTTGAGAAATTCCAAGCGAGCTGTCCGCAGGTGCAGCTGCGCCGCGTGCACGACGCCGGACATCTTATTGCCCGGGACGCACCACAGGCGCTCGCCAAAGTTCTCACCGGCTTCGCACATGACCTTGGCATTTCAAGAAAAGGATGA
- a CDS encoding Crp/Fnr family transcriptional regulator has protein sequence MPVAQPRNRRRIPCSACPLRDCGAFRELDDTELAFVEEFKSGEFQIEAGTVLLEEDNDSPHLYTIMDGWGFRHKALEDGRRQILNYALPGDLVGLQSAMFHKMEHSVEALTDMTLCVFERKRFFELYTDHSELAFDITWLAAREERMVDDHLLNVGRRSAQERIGYIILHLYDRLERIGKARKGELAMPLTQQHLADTLGLSLVHTNRSLNALIKSGLISWENNVCVINDRDKLVDMTHYEGADPRTLRPLI, from the coding sequence ATGCCTGTAGCCCAACCACGAAACCGACGCCGGATTCCCTGTAGTGCTTGCCCGCTGCGTGATTGCGGTGCCTTTCGCGAGCTTGATGACACAGAGCTCGCCTTTGTTGAAGAATTCAAAAGCGGCGAGTTCCAGATCGAAGCCGGAACAGTGCTGCTGGAGGAGGACAACGACAGCCCGCATCTTTACACGATCATGGATGGGTGGGGCTTTCGGCACAAGGCATTGGAAGATGGCCGCCGGCAGATCCTCAACTATGCCTTGCCAGGTGATCTTGTCGGACTGCAATCCGCGATGTTCCATAAGATGGAACACTCAGTCGAAGCTCTCACGGACATGACATTGTGCGTCTTTGAGCGGAAGCGCTTCTTTGAGTTGTACACGGACCATTCAGAACTGGCATTCGACATCACATGGCTCGCCGCGCGCGAAGAACGCATGGTGGACGATCACCTGCTGAATGTGGGGCGGCGCAGTGCTCAGGAACGTATTGGTTACATCATCCTGCATCTGTACGACCGCCTGGAACGCATCGGCAAAGCGCGCAAAGGCGAGCTGGCAATGCCACTGACGCAGCAACACCTGGCCGATACCCTTGGTCTCTCCCTTGTCCATACCAACAGGTCGTTGAACGCGCTCATCAAGAGCGGGTTGATTTCCTGGGAAAACAACGTGTGCGTGATCAATGACCGCGACAAGCTGGTGGACATGACGCATTACGAAGGGGCGGACCCGCGAACGCTCCGCCCCTTGATTTAA
- a CDS encoding sensor histidine kinase has protein sequence MLQISQPATEGAGLAAPLVMGGFAVLDPLASASLVVLCLALAGGLILATRHGADPVVPSRRGIFYAALVPLVFAVSKVAEAMSGNDTLQSISLFGQIAAASAGTVGVVLWLVRERRARPAGVPAGPEMPVATPGPQQSTADLADLDNQRITMERLKTTLDGSGIVAFEQDEDLRYRWLFNAPNAADGESMEGRTDFDLFPADVAAQLGDVKKRVMLTKERETLELPVPVEDGEFWYRVDIAPLTSRGGVAAVATDVTALKESQGQLHVLMRELAHRIKNLLAVIDGIARQTAKHQTSVEGFEEVFSKRLRGLAATHDLLIQADWKPIAFSDLAKSQIVPTAAEAAKNVVFDGPHVWLPGDSAQHLGLAFHELTTNAIKHGALSVPGGQVSIVWDQTTKEGETWLDVAWQESGGPDVTEPEGAGFGTFLTTRAVESGLRGEVERSFAPDGFVWRVSFPLS, from the coding sequence TTGCTCCAGATATCCCAACCTGCGACCGAAGGCGCGGGTCTTGCTGCGCCGCTTGTCATGGGCGGCTTTGCTGTCCTTGACCCACTTGCCAGCGCGTCACTCGTCGTTCTGTGCCTGGCCCTTGCAGGCGGCCTGATACTTGCCACCCGCCATGGGGCCGATCCTGTCGTCCCCAGCAGGCGCGGTATTTTCTACGCGGCGCTTGTTCCTCTGGTGTTCGCGGTTAGCAAGGTGGCAGAGGCGATGTCCGGGAATGACACCCTGCAGTCTATCTCCCTGTTCGGCCAGATAGCGGCCGCCTCCGCCGGCACGGTTGGCGTGGTGCTGTGGCTGGTGCGGGAGCGGCGTGCCCGCCCAGCCGGCGTCCCCGCCGGGCCGGAAATGCCGGTCGCCACACCGGGCCCGCAGCAATCCACAGCAGATCTTGCCGACCTCGACAATCAACGGATCACCATGGAGCGCCTCAAGACCACGCTCGATGGCAGCGGCATTGTGGCGTTCGAGCAGGATGAGGATCTGCGCTACAGATGGCTGTTCAACGCGCCCAATGCGGCGGACGGCGAAAGCATGGAAGGACGCACGGATTTTGATCTGTTTCCCGCTGACGTTGCTGCACAGCTTGGCGATGTCAAAAAGCGGGTGATGCTCACCAAGGAACGCGAAACGCTGGAACTCCCTGTGCCGGTGGAAGATGGCGAATTCTGGTACCGGGTGGACATTGCGCCCCTGACGTCGCGCGGCGGTGTCGCAGCTGTCGCCACAGATGTGACGGCCCTCAAGGAGTCGCAGGGTCAGCTCCACGTCCTGATGCGCGAACTGGCGCACCGGATCAAGAATCTCCTCGCGGTCATCGACGGCATTGCGCGACAGACAGCAAAACACCAGACCAGCGTTGAAGGCTTTGAGGAGGTGTTCTCAAAGAGACTGCGCGGACTGGCAGCAACCCATGACCTTCTCATACAGGCGGACTGGAAACCGATTGCATTTTCCGATCTCGCGAAATCGCAGATCGTTCCTACAGCGGCTGAAGCAGCCAAAAATGTCGTGTTCGATGGGCCCCATGTCTGGCTGCCCGGCGACAGTGCCCAGCATCTGGGTCTTGCGTTTCATGAACTCACAACCAACGCCATCAAGCATGGCGCGCTGAGCGTGCCGGGCGGCCAGGTGTCCATTGTCTGGGACCAAACAACCAAAGAGGGGGAAACCTGGCTTGATGTCGCGTGGCAGGAAAGTGGTGGCCCGGACGTCACAGAGCCTGAGGGGGCAGGCTTCGGCACGTTTCTGACAACACGGGCAGTTGAAAGCGGGCTGCGCGGAGAGGTCGAGCGTTCCTTTGCGCCGGACGGATTTGTGTGGCGCGTTTCCTTCCCTCTCTCCTAG
- a CDS encoding relaxase/mobilization nuclease domain-containing protein encodes MILKGSQRGGAKQLGLHLLRADQNEHVEVHEIRGFMSDDVVGALKEAYAVSRGTNAKQFLFSVSLNPPQNEDVSIETFEGAIDRIEQSNGMEGQPRIVVFHEKEGRRHAHAVWSRTDTETMTARPLPFFKTRLRENAKELYLENGWKMPRGLMDSREADPRNFTLDEWQQAKRAGQNPRDLKQAIQECWAVSDSSQSFANALEERGLRLAKGDRRGHVAITTQGEVFSVARSIGQKAKDVRARLGEADALKSVDETKAQIAQDLTPAVQRIMQEANTKTANELVPLAKQRGDMATNHRSERQKLETSQKDRWDAETRGRSERLNKGIKGLWQRMTGEHARIIKDNQLEAMSALKRDQEQRERLIFAQAAERRKLQEAIQAQRKRHVRTMNDLHRDAARLRRGELPEVQKQKPAQQTERQAKASELKSAWDARAAAKPPVARTRPLSPQERLEKLRSKDGATRPPDRGWSHDR; translated from the coding sequence ATGATCCTGAAAGGCTCCCAGCGCGGCGGTGCAAAGCAGCTCGGTCTGCATCTTCTGCGCGCTGATCAGAATGAGCATGTCGAGGTGCATGAGATTCGCGGCTTCATGTCCGATGATGTGGTTGGCGCTTTGAAAGAAGCCTATGCGGTCAGCCGGGGGACAAACGCCAAGCAGTTCCTTTTCTCCGTCTCTCTCAACCCGCCTCAGAATGAAGACGTGTCCATTGAAACTTTCGAGGGCGCGATTGATCGCATTGAGCAAAGCAATGGCATGGAGGGACAACCGCGCATTGTCGTCTTTCATGAAAAAGAAGGCCGACGCCATGCACACGCCGTATGGAGCCGCACCGATACAGAAACGATGACGGCTCGGCCTTTGCCTTTCTTCAAGACAAGGCTCCGAGAAAACGCCAAAGAGCTTTACCTCGAAAACGGCTGGAAGATGCCGCGCGGGCTTATGGATAGCCGCGAAGCTGATCCGCGCAACTTCACGCTGGATGAATGGCAACAAGCCAAACGCGCCGGACAAAACCCGCGCGATCTCAAGCAAGCCATTCAGGAATGCTGGGCTGTCTCGGATTCAAGCCAGAGCTTTGCCAATGCATTAGAAGAACGTGGCCTTCGCCTCGCCAAAGGTGACAGGCGCGGCCATGTCGCGATCACCACGCAAGGTGAAGTGTTCTCTGTCGCCCGCAGTATTGGCCAGAAGGCCAAAGACGTGCGCGCACGGCTGGGTGAGGCTGATGCCCTCAAATCTGTTGATGAGACCAAAGCGCAGATTGCTCAAGACCTGACCCCGGCTGTTCAGCGCATCATGCAAGAGGCGAACACTAAGACGGCGAATGAACTTGTGCCGCTTGCCAAACAACGCGGGGACATGGCTACCAATCACCGCAGCGAGCGGCAAAAGCTGGAAACCTCGCAAAAGGATCGCTGGGATGCAGAAACCCGCGGACGCTCTGAGCGCCTCAACAAAGGCATTAAGGGGCTGTGGCAGCGCATGACGGGCGAACATGCGCGGATCATCAAGGACAACCAGCTAGAGGCCATGAGCGCGCTCAAGCGCGATCAGGAGCAACGTGAGAGGCTGATTTTTGCGCAAGCCGCCGAGCGCCGAAAACTACAAGAGGCCATTCAGGCACAACGCAAGAGGCATGTGCGCACCATGAATGATCTGCACCGCGATGCGGCGCGGCTCCGGCGTGGTGAGTTGCCAGAGGTACAAAAGCAAAAACCCGCGCAGCAGACGGAACGCCAGGCGAAAGCTTCGGAGCTGAAATCTGCCTGGGATGCGCGCGCGGCGGCAAAGCCGCCTGTTGCAAGGACTCGCCCGCTATCACCGCAAGAGCGGCTTGAGAAGCTGCGCAGCAAAGATGGAGCAACGCGCCCGCCGGATCGTGGATGGTCACATGATCGCTGA
- a CDS encoding DUF1328 family protein — translation MLYWAVVFFVVAIVAAVLGFGGLAGAAAGIAEILFFVFVVLLVISLVMHLVRGRSPRL, via the coding sequence ATGCTTTATTGGGCTGTTGTTTTCTTTGTCGTCGCAATTGTTGCAGCGGTGCTGGGCTTTGGCGGCCTTGCAGGGGCTGCGGCAGGTATTGCGGAAATCCTGTTCTTTGTTTTCGTCGTGCTTTTGGTCATCAGCCTTGTCATGCACCTGGTGCGTGGCCGGTCACCCCGACTCTGA
- a CDS encoding CsbD family protein, translating into MSNTVLKGKWHELKGSAKTKWGKLTDDEVDQVDGNAERLIGLVQQKYGKARDAAEKEVNDWIAS; encoded by the coding sequence ATGAGTAATACGGTTCTCAAAGGCAAATGGCACGAACTCAAAGGCAGCGCCAAGACCAAGTGGGGCAAGCTGACCGATGACGAAGTGGATCAGGTTGATGGCAATGCCGAACGCCTCATCGGACTTGTTCAGCAGAAATACGGCAAGGCCCGTGATGCTGCTGAGAAGGAAGTGAATGACTGGATTGCCAGCTAG